TGGCCAGACCGAGTCGACGCGCGTTGCGCTGCTTGTGAACTGCCATGACGAGGGTTCCTCCTCGTGCGGTTGTGGGGGGAATCCGCACCACGGATCGCGTCCGATCCCTCAAGTGCGGCAGATCCGGAGTGTGTTGGGGCCACTCCGGTTCTGACAAAACCCTGACTGATGAGTACGGGTCAATTCAAGATCCCCACCGATGTGTGACATAGGCAACGTTCTGCGCACGGGGCTCACTTCGACCACGACATCAACGCCTTTTGCGTGTAAGGGGCCCGCATCAGGGAGGGTAGGGCTGTCCCCCCTTCTTCGGTTGGAGGGAACCACCGGACGGTTCACCGGTCAGCAGGATGGGTCGGCCGGACGCCACGGCCTAGCGTCGTCAACGAGTGGCGGGACAGTCCGCCACCAGGGCATAAGGGGATGTCGTGGCGGACACAGGCCGCTTGGAGAGGCCGCGCGGGATAGCGGCACGCGCGGGCAGTTGGAGCGCCCGTCACCGGTGGGCGGCAGTCGGGGGCTGGGTGCTGCTGGTCATCCTCGCCCTGGCCGTCGGCTCGATGACGGGCCGGGTCGATGTGACGGAGAGCGAGCAGGTTCCCGGCGAGTCCGGGCGCGTCTCGAAGATTCTCGACGAGGCGGGCATCGACGACGCGGCCGGGGAAACCGTGCTGATCCAGGCGAAGGGCGGCGAGGCGAAGGGCGGCCAGACGGGGGGCGGTCAGGCGAAGGGCGGCGGGCTCACCGCGGACGACCCGGCCTTCCGCAAGGCGGTCGACGCGGTGATGGCCGGCGTACGCGACACCGGCCAGGTGACCGCCCTCCGCTCCCCGTACGACACGAAGACCATCTCCGCCGACCGGCGCTCCGCGCTGATGCAGTTCGAGATGCGCGGCGACGCGGAGAAGGCGGCCGACCACATCCAGCCGGTCCTGGACGCGGTGGACAAGGCCAGGGACGGCCACCAGGACCTGCGGATCGAGGAGTTCGGCGACGCCAGCGGCCAGAAGGCGTTCGACGACGCGTTCGGCGACGACTTCACCCAGGCCGAGTACTCCGCGCTGCCGGTGGCGCTCGGCATCCTGCTGATCGTCTTCGGCGCGCTGGTGGCCGCGCTGCTGCCGGTGCTGCTCGCGATGACCGCGTTCCTGGCCACCACCGGTCTGGTGGCGATGGTCAGCCACTGGGTGCACATGAGCGACACCGCCAACTCCGTGATGCTGCTGGTGGGCCTCGCCGTCGGCGTCGACTACTGCCTGTTCTACCTGCGCCGGGAGCGTGAGGAGCGCGCCGCGGGACGGGACGCGCAGACCGCGCTGCGGGTGGCGGCGGCCACCTCCGGCCGCGCCATCCTGGTCTCCGGCGTCACGGTGATCGTGGCGATGGCGGGCATGCTCTTCACCGGCATCGCGGAGTTCAAGGCGATGGGGCTCGCCACGCTGATGGTGGTGGCGGTGGCGATGGTCGGCTCGGTGACGGTGCTGCCCGCGCTGCTCTCGCTGCTCGGTGAGCGGGTGGAGAAGGGCCGGGTGCCGTTCCTGGGCCGCGCCAAGCGGCGCGGCGGCGCCGAGAGCCGGATCTGGCGCGCCGTCCTCCGCCCGGTGCTGCGCCGCCCCAAGCTGTCGCTGGCCCTGGCCGGTGGCGCGCTGATCGCGCTGGCCGTCCCCGCTGTGGGGATGAACACCGCGAACCTCACCATGGACCAGGAGTTCGGCGACCGGCTGCCGGTCGTGAACGCGTACAACCACATCGACGAGGCGTTCCCGGGCGGCTCCGACCCGGCCAGGGTCGTGGTGAAGGCGGACGACATCGACGCGGCGCCGGTGCGCGACGCCCTCGCCCGCTTCCGTACCGAGGCCGTGGCGAAGGGCGCCTCCAAGGGCCCGGTCGAGGTGACCGTCCACCACAAGCAGAACCTGGCCGTGGTGGAGGTGCCGCTGATCGGCGGCTCGGACGAGGGCAAGGCCGAGAAGAGCCTGGACGTGCTACGGAACGAGGTGCGCCCGGCGACCCTCGGAACGGTGGACGGCGTGGACGCCCCCATCGGCGGCTCGACCGCCTCCTCCAAGGACTTCAACGACAAGCTCGGCTCGGCCGTCACCCCGGTCTTCGCCTTCGTGGTGGTCTTCGCCTTCCTGCTGATGCTGATGTCCTTCCGGTCGCTCACCATCGCCGTGACCTCCATCGTGCTCAACCTGCTGTCGGTGGGCGCCGCGTACGGCATCCTCACCGCGGTCTTCCAGCACGGCTGGGGCGCGGGGCTGGTCGGCGCGGAGGGCGTGGGCGCGATCGTGTCCTGGCTGCCGCTGTTCCTCTTCGTGATCCTGTTCGGGCTGAGCATGGACTACCACGTCTTCGTGGTCTCCCGGATCCGCGAGGCGCGCCTGGCCGGGCGCACCACCAAGGACGCGGTGGTGCACGGCGTGGTGACGACGGCGGGTGTGGTCACCAGCGCCGCCGTCATCATGGTCGCGGTCTTCTCCATCTTCGGAACGCTGTCGATGCAGTCCATGAAGCAGATGGGCGTGGGCCTCGCGGCCGCGGTCCTCATCGACGCCACCGTCATCCGCGGGGTGCTGCTCCCGGCCGTGATGTCGCTGCTGGGCGAGCGCAACTGGTACCTGCCGAAGTGGCTGGGGTGGCTCCCGGACCTCGCCCACGACGAGCCCGCCCCGGCCCAGCGGCCCACCGTCCTGGTGGGTGCATCCCCGAGGCCGGAAGCGGACGAACGGCCCCGGCACGCGAGGGTGTGACGACCACATCCCGCACATCCTGACCATCCTCAACCGGTCACCCGGCCTTCGGGCCGGGTGACCGGTTGCCTTCCGCGAAATCGCCCCGGTGTCAGGCCCTTGTGTTCCCGGTCACCGTGGGGATCGCGGCGGGGCAAGAGGTCATGCCTTCGTCTGCGCCACTCGTGACGATGATGCCGGGTTTCGTCTCGTCGGACATGGTGCTGTAGGTGTTGTTCGTGACCGTGTTCCGGGCGCCGCAGTGGAAGCTCCCGTCCTTGGCGTGCACCCAGTACGAGACCATGGCGTTCGTTCCTGACCGGCGGAACTGGTTGTGGTCGATGAGGTTGTCGCTGCTGCTGCGCCGCAGGCGCACCGGGTCACCGGTGATGCCCTGGAAGGTGCTGTTCTTCACGGTGTTGTGGTGGCTTTGGTCGGCGATGTAGACGCCGTGCATGCAGCCAGGGCATTCGTTGGCGACGTTCTTCAGGTAGAGGAAGGAGACGTTGTCCACGATGTTGTACGACGAGCCTGCGTTCATGTGGATCCCGGCGTATCCGTCTCCGGTGCCGGCGTAGGCGTTGCCGATGAAACTGAACTGAGTTCCGGTGAAGGTGTTCCGGTCGTTCTTCAACAGCACGCCGCCGGCCCGGTAGTACTGGATGATCAGCCGCTTCATGTGGATGCGCGGCCCGTCGGCTGCGACCTTGAGGAAGTAGTCGAGGTGTCTTGCCCCGTTAGTCCCCTTGATCACCGGCGCGGTGCTGCCGCCCACCCGCGTGAAGGTGATCGACTTCTGCTTGTACGCCTTGCCCAGCGAGAAGCTCGCCCCGGGCCGGTAGGTGCCCCCGAAGATCCGCACCGTGGTCAGGTTCGTGTTGTTCCTGACGCGCTTCAACGCCTCCCCGATGGTGCGTACCGGCCGGCTCTTCGTGCCGGAGGCCGCATTGCTTCCTGTGGTGCTCACGTAGACGCTGGTGGGCGCCGCGCTGGCGGGGGTGGCGGTGACGAGGCTTGCCGTGCTGACGGCGGCCACGAGGCCGGCGACCGCGAACTTCCGCATGCTGTCTGCTCCTTCGCGTGGATCAATAGGGGGCTACGGGACATAACCGCCCGGGACGGGCGGGCCGATCCTGCGGGCGGCGGCCCCGCCCGGCAAGGAGAACGGCGGAATCCCCATCCGCCCCACAGGCTGAAGGGCGGAATGCGGACACGGCAGATGTACGCCTCTGCCCCGTTCTGAGTGTTCGGTATTCCGGATGCTCGCGATGCGGCCTGCTCACCCGATGCGACACGGCACATGAGCACCACGGGAAGAGTGGCCGGAAGATTCCGTGCTGTTTGAGATGGACCGGCGTATTCCTCGCGAAGGAAAGGCGACCGTTCTCTCCGTACACGACAAGCGCCACAGCGGAAGTGACCCCCAGTAGGCCACCAGCGGGCTGGGCCAGCTCGTGGCCGGCCGGTCGCACCCGGTGGGCCGGCAGCGGCGCAGCGAGTGCCAGTCGGCGCCCAGGGGGAAGCGCAGTTGGAGCGGGGAACGGTGGAGGCCGTGCCGGGCCAGGTAGTCCCACTCAGACGCGATTCGCAGAAGGGTGTCGGGTGGAAAAGGCGTTGCGGGGTGCCCCGGCCGGTCCCTACGGTGCGGGAATACGGCGGAGATCCGCATACGCGTCCTTTCGCGTACGCGCGCACGGGAGGAGTACACCGATGGGCGGAAGTCCCGGCATCGGCGTGTTCACCCGCATCACTCGTGGCTGTGCCCGGGTGGCGTGTGCGCGCGCCCTTCCCATGCCTGCTCGCCGCCCGCGGCGCGGCCCCGGTGCCCTGGCCGGCCCGGACGCGCCCGGTGTCTCTCCGAGTCTGTGAACGGTTCGCCGTCGAGGTGGTTCCGCCACCTGAGCGGCTGACCCGCCAGACTTCCGATCGCTCGCTCACCGTGAGCTGATCCCACCCGTCCACGCGCCCTCGGCCAGGGCCCCCGCCAGTCCAGGAATCACTCGTTCCGGGACGGGCGGCAGGGCCCGTTCCGCGCTGCTGCCGCCCGCCCGGCTCCGAAAGGACCGTGGCCGTGGCCCGCAATCGACACCATCCCCATGCCCCGCGCGGTGGCGAACCGCGCCGCAACACCGAAGCACCCCACAACACCGAAGCGCCCCGAACGGCGCCGCGCCGCACCGAACGCGACCGCGCGAGGCGTGCGTACGGGCAGAACTTCCTCGTCGACCCGGGCGCCGTCGCCCGCGTCGTACGCGCCGCCCGCCCCGGGCCCGGCGATCTCCTGGTGGAGGTCGGCGCGGGCAAGGGGGCGCTCACCGAGGCGCTGGCCCCGCGCTGCCGTGAGCTGATCGGCTATGAGATCGACCGGCATCTGATCCCGGCGCTGCGGGAGCGGTTCGCCCGCTGTCCGCGGGTCCGGATCGTGCACCAGGACTTCCTGAGCGCGGCGCCGCCACGCGAACCGTTCGCCCTCGTCGGCAACGTGCCCTACGCCCGTACCGCCGAGATCGTGGCCTGGGCGCTACGGGCGGTGCCCCGGCTGACCTCCGCCACGCTGCTCACCCAGGCGGAGTACGCCCGTAAGCGCACCGGGGACTACGGCCGCTGGTCCCTGCTGACCGTACGGTCCTGGCCGGAGGTCGAATGGCGGCTGTGCGGGCGGGTGGCGCGGGCCGCGTTCCGGCCGGTGCCCGCCGTCGACGGCGGGATCCTGCGGCTGACGCGGCGGCCCCAGCCACTGCTCACCGACCCGGCGGCCCGGTCCGTCTACGCGGACCTGGTCGAGCTGGGCTTCACCGGGGTCGGCGGCTCGCTGCACGCGTCACTGCGCCGGGTCTGCCCCGCCCGCGCGCTCGACCGGGCGTTCCGGGCGGCCGGGCTGGGGCGGGACGTGGTGGTGGCGTATGTGACGCCGGAGCAGTGGCTGGTCCTCGCTCAGGAGTTGACCGAGGTGGTGGCCGGAATGCGCTCTTCGGCTGTCTCGAAGGAGTTGATGGTGCGGGTGAAGTCCCGGGTGGACAACAGCAACTTGTAGATGATGGCCAGCTCGAAGACGAGCAGCAGCACACCCGATACGACGGTCGTCGCCACCACCGCGTCGACGGCCGGGCCGATGATGAACACGCCCATCTGGAACTCGATACCGCTGATGAGATGAGCGCGGATGCGGTGGCGCTGGAGGAAGTTCCGGCACCGGACCCACCACGGGAAGCGGCGCCGGAACTCCTGGTGCAGATCGACGACGGCGGGACGGCGCGGGGCCGGTACCGGGACGGCCGTGGGCTCCAGGGCCGTCACCGGCTCCATCGGAGCAGCGGGCTCCAAGGGAGCCACCGTGTCGCGGTCCGTCTCCAGGTCGGCCTCGGGGTTCTCCCGCAGCAGGTCCTCCATGAAGGCCAGTTCGGCCTGGTTCTCGGCCTTGCGGGCCGCCCGCATCCGGGCCTTGATCTGCTTGCGCATCCCGTGCCGGATCTTGAAGATCTCCAGCGAGTCGATGTAGCGCAGCGCGTCCAGGGAGGCGACGGCCAGCGCCAGCCACAGATACAGGACGTCATCCGTACGCACGTACTGGCCGCCCATCAGGGCGACCGAGCACACCAGAACCCGGATCCGGTCGAAGACGAAGTCCAGCCAGGCCCCGAAGACCGAGCCGGTGCCGGTCAGCCGGGCCAGCTTGCCGTCCATGCAGTCGAAGATGAAGCTCACGTGGTAGAGCACGGCCCCGAGCAACAGCCATCTCCAGTCGCCCTGGGCGAAGCACGCGGCGGAGCCGAGGCCCACCAGGAACGCACCCCAGGTGAGCTGGTTGGGGGTGGCTCGGGTGTACCTGGCGATCCAGCGGACCAGCGGTGTGGCCACCGGGTCCACGAGCATGACGGTCCACCACGCGTCTCGCTTCTTCTCGGTGATCCGGCGGACCTCGGCGAGTGGCGGTATGTCTCGGGGCATGGTCAATCTTTCTGGCGTTAGACACGAGTTCACCTGAAGGTAAGAAGCCGTTAAGAGAAGAGACAAGATCGGGCAAGGGCAACCTTTGTCAGGGGTCAACGGTCTGCTGGGGTGACCGGGTCCATGGCAGGACCAGGTGCGTCGGCGGCGTAGCGGGTCCTACCGCTGATAGCGGGCGAGCACCAGGTTCCCGTCGTCGACCAGCCGCTCCCGCAACTCCCCCATGCCGATCGCCCCGCTGTAGTACTCCTGCAACGCCGGGGTGGCCACCTTGTCCTTCCACTCCGGGTAGCCGCGCACCGTCTGCGCGGGCGCCGGGCGCAGCTGTCCGGCCAGGGAGGTGCCGGTGGCCCAGCCGTGGCGGCGGGTGCGCAAAGCAGGGTCCCGCAGCGCGGTCCGGCCCGTGGGGAGCATCCAGTCGCCCCGGGCGAGCCGCACCATATGCGGCGGGCGCAGGAAGAAGTCGATGAAGCGGGCGGCCTCCCGCTGGTACGGGCTGTCCGCGGCGATGGACAGCGTCTGCGGGCTGACCCCCTGCCGCTGGTCGCCGCCCGGCCCGGCCGGGGACGGCAGTACGGTCCAGGCGAACCCCTTGGGCGCCTGCTGCACGACCTGCTGACGGTAGGAGAAGCCGAGCGGCACCATCGCGTACTTCCCGCCGAAGAAGCCGGGGAGGGTGTCGGAGCCGCCCATGCCGAGGGTGGTCCGTGCGGCGGTGCGGTCGCCGCCCAGCTGGTCGTGGATGACGCGGGGCACCCGCTGGTCGGCGGCATCGAACCGGACGGTGACCTTGCCGTCCGTGCCCCGGTGGAAGACCTTGCCGCCGGTGGAGAGCGAGAGGTTGAGGGTCGCGGAGACGGGCTCCTTGAGCGGCCAGGCCACGCCGTACGTCCCGTCCCGGG
This genomic interval from Streptomyces asiaticus contains the following:
- a CDS encoding MMPL family transporter translates to MADTGRLERPRGIAARAGSWSARHRWAAVGGWVLLVILALAVGSMTGRVDVTESEQVPGESGRVSKILDEAGIDDAAGETVLIQAKGGEAKGGQTGGGQAKGGGLTADDPAFRKAVDAVMAGVRDTGQVTALRSPYDTKTISADRRSALMQFEMRGDAEKAADHIQPVLDAVDKARDGHQDLRIEEFGDASGQKAFDDAFGDDFTQAEYSALPVALGILLIVFGALVAALLPVLLAMTAFLATTGLVAMVSHWVHMSDTANSVMLLVGLAVGVDYCLFYLRREREERAAGRDAQTALRVAAATSGRAILVSGVTVIVAMAGMLFTGIAEFKAMGLATLMVVAVAMVGSVTVLPALLSLLGERVEKGRVPFLGRAKRRGGAESRIWRAVLRPVLRRPKLSLALAGGALIALAVPAVGMNTANLTMDQEFGDRLPVVNAYNHIDEAFPGGSDPARVVVKADDIDAAPVRDALARFRTEAVAKGASKGPVEVTVHHKQNLAVVEVPLIGGSDEGKAEKSLDVLRNEVRPATLGTVDGVDAPIGGSTASSKDFNDKLGSAVTPVFAFVVVFAFLLMLMSFRSLTIAVTSIVLNLLSVGAAYGILTAVFQHGWGAGLVGAEGVGAIVSWLPLFLFVILFGLSMDYHVFVVSRIREARLAGRTTKDAVVHGVVTTAGVVTSAAVIMVAVFSIFGTLSMQSMKQMGVGLAAAVLIDATVIRGVLLPAVMSLLGERNWYLPKWLGWLPDLAHDEPAPAQRPTVLVGASPRPEADERPRHARV
- a CDS encoding right-handed parallel beta-helix repeat-containing protein, which translates into the protein MRKFAVAGLVAAVSTASLVTATPASAAPTSVYVSTTGSNAASGTKSRPVRTIGEALKRVRNNTNLTTVRIFGGTYRPGASFSLGKAYKQKSITFTRVGGSTAPVIKGTNGARHLDYFLKVAADGPRIHMKRLIIQYYRAGGVLLKNDRNTFTGTQFSFIGNAYAGTGDGYAGIHMNAGSSYNIVDNVSFLYLKNVANECPGCMHGVYIADQSHHNTVKNSTFQGITGDPVRLRRSSSDNLIDHNQFRRSGTNAMVSYWVHAKDGSFHCGARNTVTNNTYSTMSDETKPGIIVTSGADEGMTSCPAAIPTVTGNTRA
- the erm gene encoding ErmE/ErmH/ErmO/ErmR family 23S rRNA (adenine(2058)-N(6))-methyltransferase; its protein translation is MARNRHHPHAPRGGEPRRNTEAPHNTEAPRTAPRRTERDRARRAYGQNFLVDPGAVARVVRAARPGPGDLLVEVGAGKGALTEALAPRCRELIGYEIDRHLIPALRERFARCPRVRIVHQDFLSAAPPREPFALVGNVPYARTAEIVAWALRAVPRLTSATLLTQAEYARKRTGDYGRWSLLTVRSWPEVEWRLCGRVARAAFRPVPAVDGGILRLTRRPQPLLTDPAARSVYADLVELGFTGVGGSLHASLRRVCPARALDRAFRAAGLGRDVVVAYVTPEQWLVLAQELTEVVAGMRSSAVSKELMVRVKSRVDNSNL
- a CDS encoding CDP-alcohol phosphatidyltransferase family protein — translated: MPRDIPPLAEVRRITEKKRDAWWTVMLVDPVATPLVRWIARYTRATPNQLTWGAFLVGLGSAACFAQGDWRWLLLGAVLYHVSFIFDCMDGKLARLTGTGSVFGAWLDFVFDRIRVLVCSVALMGGQYVRTDDVLYLWLALAVASLDALRYIDSLEIFKIRHGMRKQIKARMRAARKAENQAELAFMEDLLRENPEADLETDRDTVAPLEPAAPMEPVTALEPTAVPVPAPRRPAVVDLHQEFRRRFPWWVRCRNFLQRHRIRAHLISGIEFQMGVFIIGPAVDAVVATTVVSGVLLLVFELAIIYKLLLSTRDFTRTINSFETAEERIPATTSVNS
- a CDS encoding ABC transporter substrate-binding protein — its product is MRRRTLLAASATGALLSGCAPERRRGTGGRITLRFQSLAWQQESVVANKQLVGEWNAAHPDIRVEYVQGSWDGVHDQLLTSFEGGEAPDIIHDATDDLADFAYGGYLADLTDLLPRRLKDEIPPRTWQTATFDGGVHGVPFLQEPRVLIANRTLLERARVRIPTAERPWSWAEFEDAAEELTRDGTYGVAWPLKEPVSATLNLSLSTGGKVFHRGTDGKVTVRFDAADQRVPRVIHDQLGGDRTAARTTLGMGGSDTLPGFFGGKYAMVPLGFSYRQQVVQQAPKGFAWTVLPSPAGPGGDQRQGVSPQTLSIAADSPYQREAARFIDFFLRPPHMVRLARGDWMLPTGRTALRDPALRTRRHGWATGTSLAGQLRPAPAQTVRGYPEWKDKVATPALQEYYSGAIGMGELRERLVDDGNLVLARYQR